Below is a window of Leptolyngbyaceae cyanobacterium DNA.
CCTTTTTTCCAGTCGATGCGACCACCGCTGAGAATTAAAAATGGTGCTTTGCCTTCCCGATATAATTTTGCACCGTAAAGAACGCGATCGCCATTGTCAGAGACTTCTACCCAAGGACGCGGGGGGACTTTCGGTAAAACTCCTCCTCCCAATACTACGATCGCAGGAGCTTGTGGAAGTTCGCCATTGGGGATATTTTGCCATTCGAGCGATCGCACTAACGCACCAGATACCCAACCATTACTTGCTAATAGTAAAACGAATAGCGCTAAACCGATTGCTCCTGCTGCCCACTTCGGCTTTTTCCAAATCAGCACTAACGCTACGATCATCAACAAACAAGTCAACCCCAAAGGATAAAAGAAAGTTGGCAGTAATTTTGATAAAAATAAAAACATCTGTCAATCGATTTTAGATTTTGGATTTTAGATTTTAGATTTTTTTTCAAATTAACGACGTGATTTAGATTTACGGGGGCGGGGATTTTTCCAGAAAAATATACTGGGACGTTTTTGGCTAATTTTTTTCTTTGCTTGTTCCTTCGCCCCTTTCCTTGTCAGGGTAAAAAACCCTTTTTTTTCGATTTGGGAAGTTGTTTTTTCAGCAATTTTGGGTGGTTCTGTATTGTGCCATTGAGCAAATATCCAACCACCCGATATACCCCCTAAGATAGCTAACAAAAAGCTCAATTGGGGTGACAATCTCAGCAATAGAAAGCTTAGCAAAAAGAATATCGCTAATTTCAATCCAGCTGAGATGTTTTCCGATCGCATTTGCGCTTACCTATACAGCGGTTTTCTCTGTTATGAGGTACAGTCAGAATTTACCAAACTTATTTTTTACAGTCGCTACCACTATATTTGGTGTACCTCACTACTGCGGGAACCGCTGTAAGTAGGGTAGGGGAATGGGGGATCTACAAAATAAGTTAATTTCCATCCTTTATCCTTCATCCTTTATCCTTTATCCTTTATCCTTCATCCTTAAATCCCGATCGTTTTTACAAAAGGTTGTTCTTCCTCAGTAAAAGGTTCTGCTGATGCGAGTTGGCTACTTAGTAATTCGGCAGTAGCATCAGAGACATCACCAGTACGGGAAGAAAGACGATCGCGCAACACTTCTTCCGGTGCAGTGCAATATAAAATTTCCAAAGGCAAATGATGTTTTTCTGCGGCGTTAATCACTTCTTTTCGCAAAGCTACTCGATCGTATTTCGCATCCAAAATCACGGGATAACCAGCCGATGCGAGAGTAATTCCCAACTCCAAAAGACGCCCGTAAGTTTTTTGGGTCATTTCTGCCGAATACAAATTTTGTCCGCCTTTTTCATGCAAGGGGATACCAGCCAAATGTTTTCTGGCTGCATCGGAACGAATGTGAATTGCACCGATTTCTCGCGCTAATTTTTTCGCTACCGTACTCTTACCAGAACCGGATACGCCCGACATCATAATTAGTTTACCTTGGCGTGGTTTAGTATATTGCCAAGCTAATTTGTAATAGTGGGTAGCGGTTTCTAGAGCTTTTTCTTTTTCGGCGGCTGGAATACCGGGATCGTCCAATAAAAAGGAAGTTACTTTTGCTCTGACGTAAGATTGACGACTTAAATATAAAGGCAAAACCTGCAAACCTTCCCAGTCGCCTGTTTGTTCGACGTAAGTATTTAGATACGCATTGCTGAGTTCGGGATTTTGCCAACCTTCCAATTCCATGACGGCATAAGCAATGTCGAACATTACATCGACAAACCGGAATGGCTCGTTAAATTCAATGCAGTCAAATAGCATCAGTTTGCCATTCCACAAACAGATATTTCTCAGGTGCAAATCACCGTGGCATTCGCGAATCCAGTTATTTTTAATGCGGCTATCAAATAATTCTTTTCTGTCGGCAAAGAAGGTATCTGTAAATTGTTTTGTTTCGTCAAATTGCTCTTGGGTTTGAGCTTTTCCAATGTATTTTTCAGTTTGTTGATAATTTTCGTCGATCGCTTGACGAATTTGCTCGACTTCTCCAAAACTACGGATGTAATCATTGATGGGTGCTTTGGCGTGGAAGTCAGCGACTACCCGCCCCAAATCTTCCATGATTTCCTCTGTGAGTTCTCCCCGTTCAAAGAGTTTTAACAATAAGCTATCTTGGGGGAATTGGCGCATTTTTAAGGTGTATTCTACTGGTTCACCTGCGCCGCCGAGTTGAAATTTGTCTGCTGTTTGAGTAATCGGTAAAACTTCGAGGTAAATTTCGGGTGCGCCTCGTTTGTTCATCCGAAATTCTTCATTACAAAAGTGTTGCCGGAGTTCTAGGGTTGAGAAGTTTAAAAAGCCAAAGTTGACGGCTTTTTTTAGTTTGTAAGCATAGTCGCCCGTGAGCAATACGTAAGAAACGTGGGTTTGAATTAATTGAATTGGTTCTTGCACCGGATGGGGATAAAAGTCCGGTTTCATCATTTGTTGGATGAAGGAAGGAAGATTAGTTTCAGCCATGACGATCGCTTTTAGATAATAAATGACAAATGACCAATGACAAATGATAAATGACTAATGACAAATTTTGCAAAAAAACCAGGGATAATACCCTGGTTTTGTCAATAATTAACTCATCACTTTATTTTAATGAGATTAAGATGCTGCTTCTGCACCTGTACCGCCACCTTGGGAGCCGAGAACGCTAACTAATACTTCATTAGTAGTAGCTAGGGCTGTAACTCCTGCGGGTAAATTTAATTCGTTGAGATGGATAGCATCGCCAATGCCCAAGTTGCTTACGTCAACTTCGATGTGTTCTGGAATGCTGTCGGGTAAACATTTGACAGCTAGTGCCGTAATTACGGTATCTAACATTCCGCCGTTGAGTTTGACACCCTTTGCTTCTCCGACAAAGTGCAAAGGAATTTCTACTTCAATAGCACCGTGAGCAGATACGGAGAAAAAGCTCAAGTGATAAGGATATCCTTTGGTGGGATGGCTTTGTACTTCCCGGAGGATGGTTTTTCCGTTCCAAGAAATTTCGGGAACGTTGAGATTGATGATGGTGTTGTTGACCGAGGCTTTTTTGAGCAGCTGTTCGGCTGTTTTTGCTGGAATGGTCAGGCTAACTGACTCGGTACCTTTGTGCCCGTATAAAACTGCTGGTATTAAACCGGTGCGACGCAGGGTATTGGGATTAGTTTTTTCTGCTCGCTTTTGACATTCAACTGTAAGTTCCATAGTTTATTTTGTGGAGGAATTGAACTGCAACAAATTTTGATTATGCCGAGAATTGGCTAATTAAGGGAAAGAAAAAAGGCAAAAAAAGGCGAAGAACCGTAAATAATATATTCTCCCCTGCCCCCTGCTCCCCTGCCCCCTGCCTTTGCTTCAGACAGTGACTGGCGTGCCATCAGCGTGCAATAATGCTCGTTTGGGGCCGTGAATGGGGTCTTCGACGATGATTGTTTGGTCGCGACTGGCTCCCAAGGATACGATCGCGATCGGTACTTCCATTAATTCGGCTAGGAACTTGAGGTAGTCTAGCGCTTGTTTTGGTAAGTCTTCCAAGGTGCGACAGTCGGCAGTTGATTGTTTCCAACCTGGTAAGGTTTTGTAAATCGGTT
It encodes the following:
- a CDS encoding AAA family ATPase, with protein sequence MAETNLPSFIQQMMKPDFYPHPVQEPIQLIQTHVSYVLLTGDYAYKLKKAVNFGFLNFSTLELRQHFCNEEFRMNKRGAPEIYLEVLPITQTADKFQLGGAGEPVEYTLKMRQFPQDSLLLKLFERGELTEEIMEDLGRVVADFHAKAPINDYIRSFGEVEQIRQAIDENYQQTEKYIGKAQTQEQFDETKQFTDTFFADRKELFDSRIKNNWIRECHGDLHLRNICLWNGKLMLFDCIEFNEPFRFVDVMFDIAYAVMELEGWQNPELSNAYLNTYVEQTGDWEGLQVLPLYLSRQSYVRAKVTSFLLDDPGIPAAEKEKALETATHYYKLAWQYTKPRQGKLIMMSGVSGSGKSTVAKKLAREIGAIHIRSDAARKHLAGIPLHEKGGQNLYSAEMTQKTYGRLLELGITLASAGYPVILDAKYDRVALRKEVINAAEKHHLPLEILYCTAPEEVLRDRLSSRTGDVSDATAELLSSQLASAEPFTEEEQPFVKTIGI
- a CDS encoding 50S ribosomal protein L25/general stress protein Ctc, producing MELTVECQKRAEKTNPNTLRRTGLIPAVLYGHKGTESVSLTIPAKTAEQLLKKASVNNTIINLNVPEISWNGKTILREVQSHPTKGYPYHLSFFSVSAHGAIEVEIPLHFVGEAKGVKLNGGMLDTVITALAVKCLPDSIPEHIEVDVSNLGIGDAIHLNELNLPAGVTALATTNEVLVSVLGSQGGGTGAEAAS
- a CDS encoding YdcF family protein codes for the protein MFLFLSKLLPTFFYPLGLTCLLMIVALVLIWKKPKWAAGAIGLALFVLLLASNGWVSGALVRSLEWQNIPNGELPQAPAIVVLGGGVLPKVPPRPWVEVSDNGDRVLYGAKLYREGKAPFLILSGGRIDWKKGGPPESQDMAEIAQLMGVPASAILQDPTSLNTYQNAVNVRKILDEKAIQRRVLLVTSATHMPRSLAIFKRQGIDTIAAPTDFAYIQSQEQEQKTWQGTLLNLLPDAERLQHTTRSLKEYIGLVVYRLRGWL